One Centroberyx gerrardi isolate f3 chromosome 6, fCenGer3.hap1.cur.20231027, whole genome shotgun sequence genomic region harbors:
- the LOC139923791 gene encoding ribosomal protein S6 kinase-related protein-like — protein sequence MGISIAHRLGHLGHPGLLTSPTGLEGRLPVPKHLVPPEDSVEKSAVEKPLPGFISVFLPEFPHHKFPGKDHFQILGFIAKGSFGPILKVRDKLKEKTYAVKVLPKSEILQHGGLAQAKEEVIIQRQLKHPFIHNLQDCWQTQRHLFIMCDYCGTGDLYTYWLLKGQFGEDEARVFAAELGSALGFLHDLGIMHRDIKMENILLSDQGHLRLADFGLSRRLRRGGRSFTICGTIQYMAPEVLNGGPYNHAADWWSLGIMLFSLVTGEFPVPPEPDHCAMLRKVRQFPYVMPNTFSPALALLLTELLCKNPANRLRNLECFKRQSFFRGTSFDSQILQKTPVEFILELKKHPDWAAKAMRGLSLDYFHNFDCDKVLHSPTTPTELSPTLANIDLNQATAQA from the exons ATGGGGATCTCCATCGCTCACAGACTTGGGCATCTGGGACACCCAGGTCTGTTGACTAGTCCCACGGGACTGGAGGGTCGACTGCCCGTTCCGAAGCACCTGGTCCCTCCAGAAGACAGTGTTGAGAAGTCAGCCGTGGAAAAGCCTCTTCCAGGtttcatctctgtctttctgcctgagTTCCCACACCATAAGTTTCCTGGGAAAGATCATTTCCAG ATCCTAGGATTTATAGCCAAAGGGTCGTTTGGACCCATCTTGAAAGTGAGGGACAAGTTGAAAGAGAAGACTTATGCTGTTAAG GTCCTACCAAAGTCTGAGATCTTGCAGCATGGAGGGCTGGCGCAGGCAAAGGAGGAAGTCATCATTCAG CGGCAGCTCAAACACCCATTTATCCACAATCTGCAGGACTGCTGGCAGACACAGCGCCATCTCTTCATTA TGTGTGACTACTGCGGCACTGGAGACTTGTACACTTACTGGTTACTGAAAGGCCAGTTTGGGGAAGATGAGGCTCGGGTGTTTGCTGCAGAGCTAGGCAGCGCACTGG GATTCCTGCATGACTTGGGGATCATGCATAGGGATATAAAG ATGGAGAACATCCTTCTGAGTGACCAGG GTCACCTTCGTTTGGCTGATTTTGGACTCTCTCGTCGCCtgagaaggggaggaagatCCTTTACAATATGTGGGACTATCCAATACATGG CTCCTGAGGTCCTAAATGGGGGGCCATACAACCATGCGGCTGATTGGTGGTCGCTTGGCATCATGTTGTTTTCATTGGTGACTGGAGAG TTCCCGGTACCTCCAGAGCCGGACCACTGTGCCATGTTGAGGAAGGTCAGACAGTTCCCTTATGTCATGCCCAACACCTTCAGCCCTGCACTGGCCTTACTACTCACTGAG CTCCTGTGCAAGAATCCAGCAAACCGCCTTCGTAACCTGGAGTGTTTCAAACGGCAGTCTTTCTTTCGCGGTACTTCATTTGACTCTCAGATTCTCCAAAAGACACCTGTTGAATTCATTCTCGAACTCAAGAAGCATCCAGACTGGGCAGCCAAAGCAATGAGGGGCCTTTCGCTGGACTACTTCCACAACTTTGACTGTGATAAAGTCCTTCATTCCCCCACAACCCCCACCGAATTGTCTCCTACCTTAGCCAACATTGACCTGAACCAAGCTACAGCCCAGGCTTGA
- the aldoca gene encoding fructose-bisphosphate aldolase C-A, with protein MTHQFPTLSAAQKKDLHDTALRIVSPGKGILAADESVGSMAKRLAQVGVENTEENRRQYRQILFSADDRINSCIGGVIFFHETLYQHSDNGVPFVKMIKDRGILVGIKVDKGVVPLAGTCGETTTQGLDGLSERCAQYKKDGAIFAKWRCVLKISDNNPSKLAITENANVLARYSSICQQHGIVPIIEPEILPDGDHDLKRCQYVTEKVLAAVYKAMSDHHVYLEGTLLKPNMVTPGHSCPNKFSPEEVAMATVTALRRTVPPAVTGVAFLSGGQTEEEASVHLNAINNCPLVKPWVLTFSYGRALQASALRTWRGHKENENAATEQFIKRAEVNSLACLGKYTGGDNGEGGQRLYGSSHAY; from the exons ATGACGCACCAGTTCCCAACGCTGTCAGCGGCGCAGAAGAAGGACCTGCACGACACCGCTCTACGCATAGTTTCCCCAGGGAAGGGCATCCTGGCTGCGGACGAGTCTGTGG GCAGCATGGCTAAGCGGCTGGCCCAGGTGGGAGTGGAGAACACCGAGGAGAACCGCAGACAGTACCGGCAGATTCTCTTCAGCGCAGACGATCGCATCAACAGCTGTATTGGAGGGGTCATCTTCTTCCATGAGACGCTGTACCAGCACTCTGATAACGGCGTACCCTTCGTCAAAATGATCAAGGACAGGGGCATCCTGGTTGGCATCAAG GTCGACAAGGGTGTTGTCCCCCTGGCAGGGACTTGTGGAGAAACCACCACACAGG GTCTGGATGGCCTGTCGGAGCGCTGTGCGCAGTATAAAAAGGACGGAGCAATCTTTGCAAAGTGGCGCTGTGTGCTCAAGATCAGTGACAACAACCCATCTAAACTGGCcattacagaaaatgcaaatgttttgGCACGTTACTCCAGTATCTGCCAGCAG CATGGCATAGTGCCCATCATAGAGCCAGAGATTTTGCCTGATGGAGATCATGATCTGAAACGTTGCCAGTACGTCACTGAGAAG GTCCTTGCTGCAGTGTACAAGGCCATGTCGGACCACCATGTGTACCTGGAAGGCACTCTGCTCAAGCCCAACATGGTCACTCCTGGacacagctgccccaacaagtTCAGCCCAGAGGaggttgccatggcaactgtCACTGCCTTGCGCCGCACTGTTCCCCCAGCGGTTACAG GAGTGGCGTTTCTCTCGGGTGGGCAGACCGAAGAGGAGGCCTCTGTCCACCTGAATGCCATCAATAACTGCCCTCTGGTCAAACCCTGGGTCCTGACGTTCTCCTACGGCCGAGCCCTGCAGGCCTCCGCGCTCAGGACCTGGCGAGGACACAAAGAGAACGAGAACGCCGCCACTGAGCAGTTTATCAAGAGAGCAGAG GTGAATAGCCTGGCCTGTCTGGGGAAGTATACTGGTGGTGATAATGGCGAGGGTGGCCAGCGCCTCTATGGTTCCAGTCACGCATACTGA